The Saccharothrix variisporea genome has a segment encoding these proteins:
- a CDS encoding HAD-IA family hydrolase: MTLLLLDFDGVVRRIGPDAPIEDAHGLPRGTLATVAFSLSGPALVGRMSDEEWRAAVRAHLAGLIGPTAAADAVTAWTRTGEVVPEALALVRAARTRATVALLSNATTKLDADLAALGLTDEFDAVVASFRLGAVKPDPECFTRTLDLLGHKARDTVFCDDNADNAAGARAVGIGGVHTPDTATLAAALRERGLVD; the protein is encoded by the coding sequence GTGACCCTGCTGTTGCTGGACTTCGACGGCGTGGTGCGGCGCATCGGTCCGGACGCGCCCATCGAGGACGCCCACGGCCTGCCGCGCGGCACCCTCGCGACGGTCGCGTTCAGCCTCTCCGGCCCGGCCCTGGTGGGCCGGATGTCGGACGAGGAGTGGCGTGCGGCCGTCCGCGCCCACCTGGCCGGCCTGATCGGCCCGACCGCCGCGGCGGATGCCGTGACGGCGTGGACCCGGACCGGCGAGGTGGTGCCCGAGGCGCTGGCCCTGGTCCGCGCGGCCCGCACCCGCGCCACGGTCGCCTTGCTGAGCAACGCGACCACGAAGCTCGACGCCGACCTGGCGGCCTTGGGCCTGACCGACGAGTTCGACGCCGTCGTGGCGTCCTTCCGGCTGGGCGCGGTGAAACCCGACCCGGAGTGCTTCACCAGGACCCTGGACCTCCTGGGGCACAAGGCGCGGGACACCGTCTTCTGCGACGACAACGCCGACAACGCGGCCGGCGCGCGGGCGGTGGGCATCGGCGGCGTCCACACACCCGACACGGCGACGTTGGCGGCGGCCCTGCGGGAACGGGGCCTGGTTGACTGA
- a CDS encoding DUF1707 SHOCT-like domain-containing protein, with the protein MGERDIRIGDAERQRAIELLGEHLSEGRLDVDEYGDRTARVTAAKTRGELLALFADLPAPHPRFAQVAPLPSTAPPALPGQDRRWLQAAVPLVGLLTVALFFLVKNPFVFLLVPAVALIVGRMGNR; encoded by the coding sequence GTGGGCGAGCGGGACATCCGGATCGGTGACGCCGAGCGGCAGCGGGCGATCGAGCTGCTCGGCGAGCACCTGTCCGAGGGCAGGCTGGACGTCGACGAGTACGGCGACCGCACCGCCCGGGTGACGGCGGCGAAGACGCGCGGCGAGCTGCTGGCGCTGTTCGCCGACCTGCCCGCGCCGCACCCGCGGTTCGCGCAGGTCGCCCCGCTGCCGTCCACGGCGCCACCCGCTCTGCCCGGCCAGGACCGCCGGTGGTTGCAGGCGGCCGTGCCCCTGGTCGGGTTGTTGACGGTGGCGTTGTTCTTCCTGGTGAAGAACCCGTTCGTGTTCCTGCTCGTGCCCGCGGTGGCGTTGATCGTCGGTCGGATGGGCAACCGGTGA
- a CDS encoding acetyl/propionyl/methylcrotonyl-CoA carboxylase subunit alpha, translating into MSLRKVLVANRGEIAVRVIRACQDAGLASVAVYADPDRDAPFVRLADEAFALGGSTPGDSYLSVDKLLDVAKRSGADSVHPGYGFLSENADFAQAVLDAGLIWIGPTPQAIRDLGDKVTARHIAMRAGAPLVPGTKDPVSGPDEVVAFAKEHGLPVAIKAAFGGGGRGLKVARTLEEIPELYDSAVREAVTAFGRGECFVERYLDKPRHVEAQVLADQHGNVIVVGTRDCSLQRRHQKLVEEAPAPFLTDEQRARIHTSARAICKEAGYHGAGTVEYLVAQDGTISFLEVNTRLQVEHPVSEETAGIDLVREQFRIAAGEPLRFTEDPTPRGHSIEFRINGEDAGRNFLPAPGTVTTFVAPSGPGVRVDAGVESGTVIGGQFDSLLAKLIVTGEDRTQALERARRALDEMVVEGMATVLPFHRRIVRDPAYVGTEDGFTVHTRWIETEFDNTIPPFTDGAEAEEDEPRQTLVVEVGGRRLEVSLPGGLSAAAPVAKGGGAKAKPRKRAGGKGGAAASGDAVAAPMQGTIVKVAVEDGQQVEAGDLIVVLEAMKMENPVTAHKAGVVTGLAAEPGATVTQGTVLCEIKE; encoded by the coding sequence GTGTCGCTGCGCAAGGTCCTCGTCGCCAACCGCGGTGAGATCGCCGTCCGGGTCATCCGCGCTTGCCAGGACGCCGGTCTCGCCAGCGTCGCCGTCTACGCGGATCCCGACCGCGACGCACCGTTCGTCCGGCTCGCCGACGAGGCGTTCGCGTTGGGCGGCAGCACGCCCGGCGACAGCTACCTCTCGGTGGACAAGCTGCTGGACGTCGCCAAGCGCTCCGGCGCGGACTCGGTGCACCCGGGTTACGGCTTCCTGTCCGAGAACGCCGACTTCGCGCAGGCCGTGCTGGACGCGGGCCTGATCTGGATCGGGCCGACGCCGCAGGCCATCCGGGACCTGGGTGACAAGGTCACCGCCCGGCACATCGCGATGCGCGCCGGCGCGCCGCTGGTGCCCGGCACGAAGGACCCGGTGTCCGGCCCGGACGAGGTGGTCGCGTTCGCGAAGGAGCACGGGCTGCCGGTCGCGATCAAGGCCGCGTTCGGCGGCGGTGGCCGCGGGCTGAAGGTCGCGCGGACGTTGGAGGAGATCCCCGAGCTGTACGACAGCGCGGTGCGCGAGGCGGTCACCGCGTTCGGGCGGGGTGAGTGCTTCGTCGAGCGGTACCTGGACAAGCCGCGGCACGTCGAGGCGCAGGTGCTGGCCGACCAGCACGGCAACGTCATCGTCGTCGGCACCCGCGACTGCTCCCTCCAGCGCCGCCACCAGAAGCTGGTCGAGGAGGCGCCCGCGCCGTTCCTGACCGACGAGCAGCGCGCCCGCATCCACACCTCCGCGCGCGCCATCTGCAAGGAGGCCGGCTACCACGGCGCGGGCACGGTCGAGTACCTGGTCGCGCAGGACGGCACGATCTCGTTCCTGGAGGTCAACACCCGCCTGCAGGTCGAGCACCCGGTGTCGGAGGAGACCGCGGGCATCGACCTGGTGCGCGAGCAGTTCCGCATCGCCGCCGGCGAGCCGCTGCGCTTCACCGAGGACCCGACGCCGCGCGGCCACTCCATCGAGTTCCGCATCAACGGCGAGGACGCGGGCCGCAACTTCCTGCCCGCGCCGGGCACCGTGACCACGTTCGTCGCGCCGTCGGGCCCGGGTGTCCGCGTGGACGCGGGTGTCGAGAGCGGCACGGTGATCGGCGGCCAGTTCGACTCGTTGCTGGCCAAGCTGATCGTCACCGGCGAGGACCGCACGCAGGCGCTGGAGCGGGCGCGGCGGGCGCTGGACGAGATGGTCGTCGAGGGCATGGCGACCGTGCTGCCGTTCCACCGCCGGATCGTGCGCGACCCGGCGTACGTCGGCACCGAGGACGGGTTCACCGTGCACACGCGGTGGATCGAGACCGAGTTCGACAACACCATCCCGCCGTTCACCGACGGCGCGGAGGCCGAGGAGGACGAGCCGCGCCAGACCCTGGTGGTCGAGGTCGGCGGCCGGCGGCTGGAGGTGTCGCTGCCCGGCGGGCTGTCCGCGGCCGCGCCGGTGGCGAAGGGCGGCGGCGCGAAGGCCAAGCCCCGCAAGCGGGCCGGCGGCAAGGGCGGCGCGGCGGCGTCCGGTGACGCGGTGGCGGCGCCCATGCAGGGCACGATCGTCAAGGTCGCGGTCGAGGACGGCCAGCAGGTCGAGGCGGGTGACCTCATCGTGGTGCTGGAGGCCATGAAGATGGAGAACCCGGTGACCGCGCACAAGGCCGGCGTGGTGACGGGTCTCGCGGCGGAACCGGGTGCGACCGTCACCCAGGGCACCGTCCTGTGCGAGATCAAGGAATAA
- a CDS encoding dicarboxylate/amino acid:cation symporter, producing the protein MSFIRTYTKPKVFGITVLAALVLGALAGWVAKSTDQAWLTTALEKLGDVFTSLLQFTVIPLVFTAIVVGITSLRRLGGQRAARLGGKTLLWFAITSFIAVLIGLAIALIFKPGTGVQVQPTEAALKRLASREGGSWSTLLDTLVPSNLFSAFTEGEVLQVVFIAILVGFAAYALGEKAAPFVNLTRSAFDLIQKIVGWIVLLAPIGVFGLIGTAFSTYGNSFVRPLFSLIATVYGGTLLVLFVVYPILLRFVGRVSPVTFFSKAWTAIQFAFVSRSSGATLPLSRQTAANLGVDADYASFAVPLGTTTKMDGCAAVYPAIATVFIANLFGIELGLWQYVAIVAVAVFGALATAGTTGWFTMLTLTLGAVNLPPEVIATGVAVVYAIDPILDMIRTATNVAGQITVPVLVARSEDLLDDEVLNAPSTPPLLTGPREAVPA; encoded by the coding sequence ATGTCGTTCATCCGCACGTACACCAAGCCGAAGGTCTTCGGCATCACCGTCCTCGCCGCGCTCGTCCTGGGCGCGCTGGCCGGGTGGGTGGCCAAGTCCACCGACCAGGCCTGGCTGACCACCGCCCTGGAGAAGCTCGGCGACGTCTTCACGAGCCTGCTCCAGTTCACGGTCATCCCGCTCGTCTTCACCGCGATCGTCGTCGGGATCACCAGCCTGCGCCGCCTCGGCGGCCAACGCGCCGCGCGCCTGGGTGGCAAGACGCTGCTCTGGTTCGCGATCACGTCGTTCATCGCGGTCCTGATCGGGCTCGCGATCGCGCTGATCTTCAAGCCCGGCACCGGCGTCCAGGTGCAGCCGACGGAAGCCGCGCTCAAGCGGCTCGCGAGCCGTGAGGGCGGGTCGTGGTCGACCCTGCTGGACACGCTCGTCCCGTCGAACCTGTTCTCCGCCTTCACCGAGGGCGAGGTGCTCCAGGTCGTGTTCATCGCGATCCTGGTCGGGTTCGCCGCGTACGCGCTGGGCGAGAAGGCCGCCCCGTTCGTCAACCTGACGCGGTCGGCGTTCGACCTGATCCAGAAGATCGTCGGGTGGATCGTCCTGCTGGCCCCGATCGGCGTGTTCGGCCTGATCGGGACGGCGTTCTCTACCTACGGCAACTCGTTCGTCCGGCCGCTGTTCAGCCTGATCGCGACCGTCTACGGCGGGACGCTGCTGGTGTTGTTCGTCGTGTACCCGATCCTGCTGCGGTTCGTCGGCCGGGTCAGCCCGGTGACGTTCTTCAGCAAGGCGTGGACGGCGATCCAGTTCGCGTTCGTGTCCCGGTCGTCGGGCGCGACCCTGCCGCTGAGCCGCCAGACCGCCGCCAACCTGGGCGTCGACGCCGACTACGCGTCCTTCGCGGTGCCGCTGGGGACGACCACGAAGATGGACGGTTGCGCGGCGGTGTACCCGGCGATCGCGACGGTGTTCATCGCGAACCTGTTCGGCATCGAGCTGGGCCTGTGGCAGTACGTGGCGATCGTCGCGGTCGCGGTGTTCGGCGCCCTGGCGACGGCCGGCACCACGGGTTGGTTCACGATGCTGACCCTGACCCTGGGCGCGGTGAACCTGCCGCCGGAGGTCATCGCGACCGGCGTGGCCGTGGTGTACGCGATCGACCCGATCCTGGACATGATCCGCACCGCCACCAACGTGGCCGGCCAGATCACGGTCCCGGTCCTGGTCGCCCGCTCGGAGGACCTGCTGGACGACGAGGTCCTCAACGCCCCCAGCACGCCTCCGCTGCTGACCGGTCCCCGGGAGGCTGTGCCGGCGTAA
- a CDS encoding Maf family protein, whose translation MRFVLASASPARLNVLRSAGIEPVVRVSGVDEDAVAAALSDPTPGELVTALARAKAEVIAADEEDALVVGCDSMLLTADGEVQGKPGTVENARARWRKMAGTTGTLLTGHAILKVENGRVTDSVADHEATQVRFGTPTEDELEAYLATGEPLQVAGAFTLDGLGGWFVDGIDGDPSSVIGISLPLTRKLLRRLDVVISDIW comes from the coding sequence GTGCGCTTCGTGCTTGCCTCCGCGTCCCCCGCCCGGCTGAACGTCCTCCGCAGCGCCGGAATCGAGCCCGTCGTCCGCGTGTCCGGCGTGGACGAGGACGCCGTCGCCGCCGCGCTCAGCGACCCCACCCCCGGTGAACTCGTCACCGCCCTCGCCCGCGCCAAGGCCGAGGTCATCGCCGCCGACGAGGAGGACGCCCTGGTCGTCGGCTGCGACTCGATGCTGCTCACCGCCGACGGCGAGGTCCAGGGCAAGCCGGGCACCGTCGAGAACGCCCGCGCCCGTTGGCGCAAGATGGCCGGCACCACCGGCACCCTGCTCACCGGCCACGCGATCCTCAAGGTCGAGAACGGCCGGGTCACCGACAGCGTCGCCGACCACGAAGCCACCCAAGTCCGGTTCGGCACCCCCACCGAGGACGAACTCGAGGCCTACCTCGCCACCGGCGAGCCGCTCCAGGTCGCGGGCGCGTTCACGCTCGACGGGCTCGGCGGCTGGTTCGTGGACGGCATCGACGGCGACCCGTCCAGCGTCATCGGCATCAGCCTCCCGCTGACCCGCAAGCTGCTCCGCCGACTGGACGTCGTGATTTCCGACATCTGGTAG